From the Lolium rigidum isolate FL_2022 chromosome 2, APGP_CSIRO_Lrig_0.1, whole genome shotgun sequence genome, one window contains:
- the LOC124692011 gene encoding histone H3.2 translates to MARTKQTARKSTGGKAPRKQLATKAARKSAPATGGVKKPHRFRPGTVALREIRKYQKSTELLIRKLPFQRLVREIAQDFKTDLRFQSSAVSALQEAAEAYLVGLFEDTNLCAIHAKRVTIMPKDIQLARRIRGERA, encoded by the coding sequence ATGGCCCGCACGAAGCAGACGGCGAGGAAGTCCACCGGCGGCAAGGCGCCGCGCAAGCAGCTGGCCACCAAGGCGGCGCGCAAGTCCGCGCCGGCCACCGGCGGCGTGAAGAAGCCCCACCGCTTCCGCCCCGGCACCGTCGCGCTCAGGGAGATCCGCAAGTACCAGAAGAGCACGGAGCTGCTCATCCGCAAGCTCCCCTTCCAGCGCCTCGTCAGGGAGATCGCGCAGGACTTCAAGACCGACCTCCGCTTCCAGAGCTCCGCCGTCTCCGCGCTCCAGGAGGCCGCAGAGGCATACCTCGTCGGACTCTTCGAGGACACCAACCTCTGCGCCATCCACGCCAAGCGCGTCACCATCATGCCCAAGGACATCCAGCTCGCCCGCCGGATCCGTGGCGAGAGAGCCTAG